One Gimesia aquarii DNA segment encodes these proteins:
- a CDS encoding SMI1/KNR4 family protein produces MATNDITRLWTFSDGSQAPDAPPPVTDAQLDEFETRYGIKLPPEMIKLYEQQNGGFSERHLFSFWSIQLGENSDITTLQSLMDYHDEDGLESIWKKQLGDLNHVFVILGDGHFYFVLNYNEIRDGQPIVWYVSDEVVRSTSFNFADWLFSDGGAA; encoded by the coding sequence ATGGCGACAAATGACATCACACGACTTTGGACGTTTTCTGACGGCTCACAAGCCCCTGACGCACCACCACCGGTGACCGATGCACAGCTTGACGAATTTGAAACACGGTATGGCATCAAGTTGCCGCCGGAAATGATCAAACTTTATGAACAACAAAATGGTGGATTTTCGGAACGTCACCTTTTCTCATTCTGGTCAATTCAACTTGGGGAAAACTCCGACATCACAACACTTCAGAGTTTGATGGACTATCACGACGAGGATGGGCTTGAATCTATCTGGAAAAAACAACTTGGTGACCTCAATCATGTGTTTGTCATCCTGGGTGATGGTCATTTTTACTTCGTACTGAACTACAATGAAATTCGTGATGGTCAGCCAATCGTTTGGTATGTCTCGGACGAAGTGGTGCGATCAACGTCTTTCAATTTCGCTGATTGGTTATTCAG